Below is a genomic region from Actinoallomurus bryophytorum.
CAGATCGGCCTGGACTGCCTGGCCGACCTGCGCGCGGAGTGGGCCGAGGTGGGCGGCCGCGCGCTGGGCACGAGCGACCTGGCCGAGATCCAGGCCCGGCTGCGGGATGACACGTCGCTGCGGTTCGAGACGAGCGCGCAGATCGTCGCCACGGTCGGCGACGCGTTGCGCCGCGCGGAGGAGGTACGCGACGACTGGTTCCCTGCCTACGACATCGCCGACTGCGTGATCGAGGAGATCAACCCGATCGAGGCCGGCAACGCCGCGCTCGCCCACTACCGGCCGCCGGCCGGCGACGGGTCCCGTCCCGGCGCGCACTGCGTGCTCACCACCGACCCGCAGGAGCGGTTCGTGTACGAGTACGAGGCGCTCGCCTTCCACGAGAGCACCCCGGGCCACCACCTGCAGATCGCCTCCGCGCAGACGCTGACGGCCCTGCCGGCGTTCCGGCGGTTCCTGGACGCCGAGGTCTGCGGGTACGTCGAGGGCTGGGGCCTGTACTGCGAGCGGCTCGCCGACGAGATGGGGCTTTACACCTCCGATCTCGCCCGGCTCGGCATGCTCTCGTTCGACTCGCTGCGGGCCTGCCGGCTCGTGGTCGACACCGGCATGCACCACCTGGGCTGGTCCCGCCAGAAGGCCATGGACTTCATGTGGGACAACACCGCGACCACGCGCGCCAACGTCCGCAACGAGATCGACCGGTACTCGGCGTGGCCCGGCCAGGCGCTGGCGTACATGATCGGCCGCCGGGAGATCCGGCGGCTGCGCGCCGAGGCACAGGACCGCCTCGGCTCCCGGTTCGACATCCGGGCCTTCCACGGCGCCGTGCTCGGCAACGCCGCGGTCCCGCTCGACGTGCTCGGCCAGATCGTGGGCGCCTGGACCGACGAAACGGCGGCTTGACCCCCCCTTCCTGAGGAGTGCACATGTTCGTGGAAATCAACGGCGCGCGGCTCAACGTCGAGGTGCTCGGCGAGGAGGGCGCGCCTGTACTGATCGCCCATCACGGCGGGGGCGGCATCGGTTCGCTGGCGGAGCCGAAGTCGACGTTCGGCCCGCTGTCCGACCTGTTCCGTGTGGTGGTGTTCGACTCACGGGGCTGCGGCCTGAGCGAGGGCGTCCCGCCGTACTCCCACGCGCAGTGGGCC
It encodes:
- a CDS encoding DUF885 domain-containing protein; amino-acid sequence: MADNEPAPNAELARLSEEFFQVKHSADPFSATLLGAPGFDGLVPDPSRAGADVTAGKLRDIERRLSDIATDGLNQADRVNHAVLGRLAWATRSDLEHALWESTASADGYSSPQAMMFMAVPATSITDAAAAEAYIERLSGLPAFLDAVTDRYREAKADGRLPTRIGVGQAIDQLTGHLALSLEDDTLLSPRLPQDVDAAQVRARAAEIVADRVRPALRRLLAGLRDDLLPVARPDDKVGIRFVPGGEEGYRAAVRRHTTTDLTPDEIHQIGLDCLADLRAEWAEVGGRALGTSDLAEIQARLRDDTSLRFETSAQIVATVGDALRRAEEVRDDWFPAYDIADCVIEEINPIEAGNAALAHYRPPAGDGSRPGAHCVLTTDPQERFVYEYEALAFHESTPGHHLQIASAQTLTALPAFRRFLDAEVCGYVEGWGLYCERLADEMGLYTSDLARLGMLSFDSLRACRLVVDTGMHHLGWSRQKAMDFMWDNTATTRANVRNEIDRYSAWPGQALAYMIGRREIRRLRAEAQDRLGSRFDIRAFHGAVLGNAAVPLDVLGQIVGAWTDETAA